In the genome of Phlebotomus papatasi isolate M1 chromosome 2, Ppap_2.1, whole genome shotgun sequence, one region contains:
- the LOC129801383 gene encoding rho-related BTB domain-containing protein 2 isoform X4: MDNEQPHQELVKCVLVGDTAVGKTRLICARACNKHVSLSQLLSTHVPTVWAIDQYRIYKDVLERSWEVVDGVNVSLRLWDTFGDHEKDRRFAYGRSDVVLLCFSIANPVSLRNCRAMWYPEIRRFCPQTPVILVGCKNDLRYMYRDETYLSYFGDRSPFVRAARKSDLVMPDEARAVAKDLGVAYYESSVFTYFGVNEVFENAIRAALIARRQQRFWITNLKRVQRPLLQAPFRPPKPPPPEVTVITGTHSKDMLTMLNGQRYTDLVLVVGAVRFPVHRFVLSAGSSAFHRLLTMELSDLGARSSSESSMVSSTYGDNSTADFNEDTECLLRCDPQSRVSSAQPLRMWEQLKRRSSYQALPTHEPKKPPCDLFRELHHPVFQSIRVIQVAEGNGTIGSGFSTLCSRSHTQTIVTLSKLITPQAMQQCLKFIYSGSIDRECLDIQEIRQAAEFLELPQLSVLLSNIQSNQNFMNDETIQHHSTCVRKNLEKLCVNGGLFGDLSFELDDGHVKAHRAILVARCDVMRAMLNGDFREAHANVIVFPGVTEYTFHKLLCYLYTDEIPPISADKCLNLLELANRLCLPRLLNLVECRVIEDLTRMSQNESSEAVEHCLKLLEPVKLHNAHQLAEWCMSYLCVNYNIICRVSPKSLKALHPDNQEYLREHRWPPVWYLKDYDYYQRCMNELTREMKDSKKSPSDDEGCLCFSGGKSRRTADSSVVGQQQRLPLTSQPAAAGAEVAAGGLYPSQANSVQQIEGDAEADLNL; the protein is encoded by the exons GTGTTGGAGAGATCGTGGGAGGTGGTGGATGGTGTGAATGTTTCCCTAAGACTCTGGGATACTTTTGGGGACCACGAGAAAGATCGTCGATTTGCCTATGGACGATCAGATGTTGTTCTCCTATGCTTTTCCATCGCGAATCCCGTCTCATTGCGCAATTGTCGTGCAATGTGGTATCCGGAAATTCGACGATTCTGCCCACAGACACCAGTCATCCTTGTTGGATGTAAAAATGATCTACGGTACATGTACAGAGATGAAACGTACTTGTCCTACTTTGGAGATCGGAGTCCTTTTGTCAG AGCTGCTAGGAAGTCCGATCTCGTGATGCCAGATGAAGCCAGGGCAGTGGCTAAGGATCTCGGAGTGGCGTACTATGAATCGAGTGTTTTCACTTACTTTGGGGTCAATGAAGTATTTGAGAATGCCATTCGAGCCGCATTGATAGCGCGTCGACAACAGAGATTCTGGATCACGAATCTTAAGCGTGTGCAGAGGCCACTGCTTCAGGCACCATTTAGACCGCCTAAACCACCTCCACCAGAGGTGACAGTAATCACTGGTACACATTCAAAAGACATGCTCACAATGCTCAATGGGCAGCGATATACAGATTTGGTGCTTGTGGTGGGTGCTGTAAGATTTCCGGTGCATCGATTTGTGCTGTCGGCCGGCTCAAGTGCCTTCCATCGGTTACTCACGATGGAACTGTCAGACTTGGGAGCGAGGAGTAGCAGTGAGTCGAGCATG GTTAGTTCAACGTACGGTGATAATTCAACTGCCGACTTCAACGAAGACACTGAGTGCCTTCTGCGATGTGATCCTCAATCTCGAGTATCTTCAGCTCAGCCATTGAG AATGTGGGAGCAATTGAAGCGACGCTCGAGCTATCAAGCACTTCCGACACACGAACCAAAGAAGCCACCGTGTGATCTCTTCCGTGAGCTCCATCATCCCGTGTTCCAAAGCATTCGGGTTATTCAAGTGGCAGAGGGAAATGGCACTATTGGTAGTGGCTTCTCCACACTTTGTTCCCGCTCCCACACTCAGACCATTGTCACCCTTAGTAAACTCATAACTCCCCAAGCCATGCAGCAATGTCTCAAATTCATCTACTCCGGCAGTATCGATCGCGAATGTCTGGATATACAG GAAATTCGACAAGCGGCTGAATTCCTTGAACTTCCTCAATTGTCTGTACTTCTCTCCAATATTCAATCCAATCAGAACTTCATGAATGACGAAACTATTCAGCACCATTCGACG TGTGTCCGGAAAAATCTGGAGAAATTATGTGTGAACGGTGGATTATTTGGTGATTTAAGTTTTGAGCTAGATGATGGTCACGTGAAAGCTCATCGAGCCATTCTTGTAGCACGTTGCGATGTTATGAGAGCAATGCTCAACGGCGACTTCCGGGAAGCTCATGCCAATGTG ATTGTCTTTCCGGGTGTGACAGAATACACATTCCATAAACTACTGTGTTATCTCTATACAGACGAAATACCTCCAATATCTGCGGATAAATGTCTGAATTTACTAGAATTAGCCAATAGATTATGTTTACCTAGACTATTGAATCTTGTAGAATGTCGCGTTATAGAGGATTTAACAAGAATGTCACAAAATGAGAGTAGCGAGGCCGTGGAACATTGCTTGAAACTCCTGGAGCCGGTTAAG CTCCACAATGCCCATCAATTGGCCGAATGGTGCATGTCGTACTTGTGTGTCAACTACAACATCATCTGTCGCGTGTCACCAAAGAGTCTCAAGGCACTACATCCGGACAATCAGGAATATTTGAGGGAACATCGCTGGCCACCAGTGTGGTATCTCAAAGACTATGACTACTACCAACGCTGCATGAATGAATTAACGCGTGAGATGAAGGACAGCAAGAAATCACCGTCTGATGATGAGGGATGTCTATGTTTTTCAGGAG GAAAATCGCGACGCACAGCGGATTCGTCGGTGGTGGGTCAGCAACAGAGATTACCCCTGACGTCTCAGCCGGCTGCGGCGGGTGCCGAAGTGGCCGCGGGCGGCCTCTATCCCAGCCAAGCCAATTCCGTGCAGCAGATTGAGGGTGACGCTGAGGCTGATCTCAATCTTTGA
- the LOC129801383 gene encoding rho-related BTB domain-containing protein 2 isoform X3 gives MDNEQPHQELVKCVLVGDTAVGKTRLICARACNKHVSLSQLLSTHVPTVWAIDQYRIYKDVLERSWEVVDGVNVSLRLWDTFGDHEKDRRFAYGRSDVVLLCFSIANPVSLRNCRAMWYPEIRRFCPQTPVILVGCKNDLRYMYRDETYLSYFGDRSPFVRAARKSDLVMPDEARAVAKDLGVAYYESSVFTYFGVNEVFENAIRAALIARRQQRFWITNLKRVQRPLLQAPFRPPKPPPPEVTVITGTHSKDMLTMLNGQRYTDLVLVVGAVRFPVHRFVLSAGSSAFHRLLTMELSDLGARSSSESSMVSSTYGDNSTADFNEDTECLLRCDPQSRVSSAQPLRMWEQLKRRSSYQALPTHEPKKPPCDLFRELHHPVFQSIRVIQVAEGNGTIGSGFSTLCSRSHTQTIVTLSKLITPQAMQQCLKFIYSGSIDRECLDIQEIRQAAEFLELPQLSVLLSNIQSNQNFMNDETIQHHSTCVRKNLEKLCVNGGLFGDLSFELDDGHVKAHRAILVARCDVMRAMLNGDFREAHANVIVFPGVTEYTFHKLLCYLYTDEIPPISADKCLNLLELANRLCLPRLLNLVECRVIEDLTRMSQNESSEAVEHCLKLLEPVKLHNAHQLAEWCMSYLCVNYNIICRVSPKSLKALHPDNQEYLREHRWPPVWYLKDYDYYQRCMNELTREMKDSKKSPSDDEGCLCFSGVFSWLTGKSRRTADSSVVGQQQRLPLTSQPAAAGAEVAAGGLYPSQANSVQQIEGDAEADLNL, from the exons GTGTTGGAGAGATCGTGGGAGGTGGTGGATGGTGTGAATGTTTCCCTAAGACTCTGGGATACTTTTGGGGACCACGAGAAAGATCGTCGATTTGCCTATGGACGATCAGATGTTGTTCTCCTATGCTTTTCCATCGCGAATCCCGTCTCATTGCGCAATTGTCGTGCAATGTGGTATCCGGAAATTCGACGATTCTGCCCACAGACACCAGTCATCCTTGTTGGATGTAAAAATGATCTACGGTACATGTACAGAGATGAAACGTACTTGTCCTACTTTGGAGATCGGAGTCCTTTTGTCAG AGCTGCTAGGAAGTCCGATCTCGTGATGCCAGATGAAGCCAGGGCAGTGGCTAAGGATCTCGGAGTGGCGTACTATGAATCGAGTGTTTTCACTTACTTTGGGGTCAATGAAGTATTTGAGAATGCCATTCGAGCCGCATTGATAGCGCGTCGACAACAGAGATTCTGGATCACGAATCTTAAGCGTGTGCAGAGGCCACTGCTTCAGGCACCATTTAGACCGCCTAAACCACCTCCACCAGAGGTGACAGTAATCACTGGTACACATTCAAAAGACATGCTCACAATGCTCAATGGGCAGCGATATACAGATTTGGTGCTTGTGGTGGGTGCTGTAAGATTTCCGGTGCATCGATTTGTGCTGTCGGCCGGCTCAAGTGCCTTCCATCGGTTACTCACGATGGAACTGTCAGACTTGGGAGCGAGGAGTAGCAGTGAGTCGAGCATG GTTAGTTCAACGTACGGTGATAATTCAACTGCCGACTTCAACGAAGACACTGAGTGCCTTCTGCGATGTGATCCTCAATCTCGAGTATCTTCAGCTCAGCCATTGAG AATGTGGGAGCAATTGAAGCGACGCTCGAGCTATCAAGCACTTCCGACACACGAACCAAAGAAGCCACCGTGTGATCTCTTCCGTGAGCTCCATCATCCCGTGTTCCAAAGCATTCGGGTTATTCAAGTGGCAGAGGGAAATGGCACTATTGGTAGTGGCTTCTCCACACTTTGTTCCCGCTCCCACACTCAGACCATTGTCACCCTTAGTAAACTCATAACTCCCCAAGCCATGCAGCAATGTCTCAAATTCATCTACTCCGGCAGTATCGATCGCGAATGTCTGGATATACAG GAAATTCGACAAGCGGCTGAATTCCTTGAACTTCCTCAATTGTCTGTACTTCTCTCCAATATTCAATCCAATCAGAACTTCATGAATGACGAAACTATTCAGCACCATTCGACG TGTGTCCGGAAAAATCTGGAGAAATTATGTGTGAACGGTGGATTATTTGGTGATTTAAGTTTTGAGCTAGATGATGGTCACGTGAAAGCTCATCGAGCCATTCTTGTAGCACGTTGCGATGTTATGAGAGCAATGCTCAACGGCGACTTCCGGGAAGCTCATGCCAATGTG ATTGTCTTTCCGGGTGTGACAGAATACACATTCCATAAACTACTGTGTTATCTCTATACAGACGAAATACCTCCAATATCTGCGGATAAATGTCTGAATTTACTAGAATTAGCCAATAGATTATGTTTACCTAGACTATTGAATCTTGTAGAATGTCGCGTTATAGAGGATTTAACAAGAATGTCACAAAATGAGAGTAGCGAGGCCGTGGAACATTGCTTGAAACTCCTGGAGCCGGTTAAG CTCCACAATGCCCATCAATTGGCCGAATGGTGCATGTCGTACTTGTGTGTCAACTACAACATCATCTGTCGCGTGTCACCAAAGAGTCTCAAGGCACTACATCCGGACAATCAGGAATATTTGAGGGAACATCGCTGGCCACCAGTGTGGTATCTCAAAGACTATGACTACTACCAACGCTGCATGAATGAATTAACGCGTGAGATGAAGGACAGCAAGAAATCACCGTCTGATGATGAGGGATGTCTATGTTTTTCAGGAG TGTTCTCTTGGCTGACAGGAAAATCGCGACGCACAGCGGATTCGTCGGTGGTGGGTCAGCAACAGAGATTACCCCTGACGTCTCAGCCGGCTGCGGCGGGTGCCGAAGTGGCCGCGGGCGGCCTCTATCCCAGCCAAGCCAATTCCGTGCAGCAGATTGAGGGTGACGCTGAGGCTGATCTCAATCTTTGA
- the LOC129801383 gene encoding rho-related BTB domain-containing protein 2 isoform X2 produces the protein MDNEQPHQELVKCVLVGDTAVGKTRLICARACNKHVSLSQLLSTHVPTVWAIDQYRIYKDVLERSWEVVDGVNVSLRLWDTFGDHEKDRRFAYGRSDVVLLCFSIANPVSLRNCRAMWYPEIRRFCPQTPVILVGCKNDLRYMYRDETYLSYFGDRSPFVRAARKSDLVMPDEARAVAKDLGVAYYESSVFTYFGVNEVFENAIRAALIARRQQRFWITNLKRVQRPLLQAPFRPPKPPPPEVTVITGTHSKDMLTMLNGQRYTDLVLVVGAVRFPVHRFVLSAGSSAFHRLLTMELSDLGARSSSESSMVSSTYGDNSTADFNEDTECLLRCDPQSRVSSAQPLRMWEQLKRRSSYQALPTHEPKKPPCDLFRELHHPVFQSIRVIQVAEGNGTIGSGFSTLCSRSHTQTIVTLSKLITPQAMQQCLKFIYSGSIDRECLDIQTASIGLLLEIRQAAEFLELPQLSVLLSNIQSNQNFMNDETIQHHSTCVRKNLEKLCVNGGLFGDLSFELDDGHVKAHRAILVARCDVMRAMLNGDFREAHANVIVFPGVTEYTFHKLLCYLYTDEIPPISADKCLNLLELANRLCLPRLLNLVECRVIEDLTRMSQNESSEAVEHCLKLLEPVKLHNAHQLAEWCMSYLCVNYNIICRVSPKSLKALHPDNQEYLREHRWPPVWYLKDYDYYQRCMNELTREMKDSKKSPSDDEGCLCFSGGKSRRTADSSVVGQQQRLPLTSQPAAAGAEVAAGGLYPSQANSVQQIEGDAEADLNL, from the exons GTGTTGGAGAGATCGTGGGAGGTGGTGGATGGTGTGAATGTTTCCCTAAGACTCTGGGATACTTTTGGGGACCACGAGAAAGATCGTCGATTTGCCTATGGACGATCAGATGTTGTTCTCCTATGCTTTTCCATCGCGAATCCCGTCTCATTGCGCAATTGTCGTGCAATGTGGTATCCGGAAATTCGACGATTCTGCCCACAGACACCAGTCATCCTTGTTGGATGTAAAAATGATCTACGGTACATGTACAGAGATGAAACGTACTTGTCCTACTTTGGAGATCGGAGTCCTTTTGTCAG AGCTGCTAGGAAGTCCGATCTCGTGATGCCAGATGAAGCCAGGGCAGTGGCTAAGGATCTCGGAGTGGCGTACTATGAATCGAGTGTTTTCACTTACTTTGGGGTCAATGAAGTATTTGAGAATGCCATTCGAGCCGCATTGATAGCGCGTCGACAACAGAGATTCTGGATCACGAATCTTAAGCGTGTGCAGAGGCCACTGCTTCAGGCACCATTTAGACCGCCTAAACCACCTCCACCAGAGGTGACAGTAATCACTGGTACACATTCAAAAGACATGCTCACAATGCTCAATGGGCAGCGATATACAGATTTGGTGCTTGTGGTGGGTGCTGTAAGATTTCCGGTGCATCGATTTGTGCTGTCGGCCGGCTCAAGTGCCTTCCATCGGTTACTCACGATGGAACTGTCAGACTTGGGAGCGAGGAGTAGCAGTGAGTCGAGCATG GTTAGTTCAACGTACGGTGATAATTCAACTGCCGACTTCAACGAAGACACTGAGTGCCTTCTGCGATGTGATCCTCAATCTCGAGTATCTTCAGCTCAGCCATTGAG AATGTGGGAGCAATTGAAGCGACGCTCGAGCTATCAAGCACTTCCGACACACGAACCAAAGAAGCCACCGTGTGATCTCTTCCGTGAGCTCCATCATCCCGTGTTCCAAAGCATTCGGGTTATTCAAGTGGCAGAGGGAAATGGCACTATTGGTAGTGGCTTCTCCACACTTTGTTCCCGCTCCCACACTCAGACCATTGTCACCCTTAGTAAACTCATAACTCCCCAAGCCATGCAGCAATGTCTCAAATTCATCTACTCCGGCAGTATCGATCGCGAATGTCTGGATATACAG ACCGCTTCAATAGGATTGCTTCTG GAAATTCGACAAGCGGCTGAATTCCTTGAACTTCCTCAATTGTCTGTACTTCTCTCCAATATTCAATCCAATCAGAACTTCATGAATGACGAAACTATTCAGCACCATTCGACG TGTGTCCGGAAAAATCTGGAGAAATTATGTGTGAACGGTGGATTATTTGGTGATTTAAGTTTTGAGCTAGATGATGGTCACGTGAAAGCTCATCGAGCCATTCTTGTAGCACGTTGCGATGTTATGAGAGCAATGCTCAACGGCGACTTCCGGGAAGCTCATGCCAATGTG ATTGTCTTTCCGGGTGTGACAGAATACACATTCCATAAACTACTGTGTTATCTCTATACAGACGAAATACCTCCAATATCTGCGGATAAATGTCTGAATTTACTAGAATTAGCCAATAGATTATGTTTACCTAGACTATTGAATCTTGTAGAATGTCGCGTTATAGAGGATTTAACAAGAATGTCACAAAATGAGAGTAGCGAGGCCGTGGAACATTGCTTGAAACTCCTGGAGCCGGTTAAG CTCCACAATGCCCATCAATTGGCCGAATGGTGCATGTCGTACTTGTGTGTCAACTACAACATCATCTGTCGCGTGTCACCAAAGAGTCTCAAGGCACTACATCCGGACAATCAGGAATATTTGAGGGAACATCGCTGGCCACCAGTGTGGTATCTCAAAGACTATGACTACTACCAACGCTGCATGAATGAATTAACGCGTGAGATGAAGGACAGCAAGAAATCACCGTCTGATGATGAGGGATGTCTATGTTTTTCAGGAG GAAAATCGCGACGCACAGCGGATTCGTCGGTGGTGGGTCAGCAACAGAGATTACCCCTGACGTCTCAGCCGGCTGCGGCGGGTGCCGAAGTGGCCGCGGGCGGCCTCTATCCCAGCCAAGCCAATTCCGTGCAGCAGATTGAGGGTGACGCTGAGGCTGATCTCAATCTTTGA
- the LOC129801383 gene encoding rho-related BTB domain-containing protein 2 isoform X1, producing the protein MDNEQPHQELVKCVLVGDTAVGKTRLICARACNKHVSLSQLLSTHVPTVWAIDQYRIYKDVLERSWEVVDGVNVSLRLWDTFGDHEKDRRFAYGRSDVVLLCFSIANPVSLRNCRAMWYPEIRRFCPQTPVILVGCKNDLRYMYRDETYLSYFGDRSPFVRAARKSDLVMPDEARAVAKDLGVAYYESSVFTYFGVNEVFENAIRAALIARRQQRFWITNLKRVQRPLLQAPFRPPKPPPPEVTVITGTHSKDMLTMLNGQRYTDLVLVVGAVRFPVHRFVLSAGSSAFHRLLTMELSDLGARSSSESSMVSSTYGDNSTADFNEDTECLLRCDPQSRVSSAQPLRMWEQLKRRSSYQALPTHEPKKPPCDLFRELHHPVFQSIRVIQVAEGNGTIGSGFSTLCSRSHTQTIVTLSKLITPQAMQQCLKFIYSGSIDRECLDIQTASIGLLLEIRQAAEFLELPQLSVLLSNIQSNQNFMNDETIQHHSTCVRKNLEKLCVNGGLFGDLSFELDDGHVKAHRAILVARCDVMRAMLNGDFREAHANVIVFPGVTEYTFHKLLCYLYTDEIPPISADKCLNLLELANRLCLPRLLNLVECRVIEDLTRMSQNESSEAVEHCLKLLEPVKLHNAHQLAEWCMSYLCVNYNIICRVSPKSLKALHPDNQEYLREHRWPPVWYLKDYDYYQRCMNELTREMKDSKKSPSDDEGCLCFSGVFSWLTGKSRRTADSSVVGQQQRLPLTSQPAAAGAEVAAGGLYPSQANSVQQIEGDAEADLNL; encoded by the exons GTGTTGGAGAGATCGTGGGAGGTGGTGGATGGTGTGAATGTTTCCCTAAGACTCTGGGATACTTTTGGGGACCACGAGAAAGATCGTCGATTTGCCTATGGACGATCAGATGTTGTTCTCCTATGCTTTTCCATCGCGAATCCCGTCTCATTGCGCAATTGTCGTGCAATGTGGTATCCGGAAATTCGACGATTCTGCCCACAGACACCAGTCATCCTTGTTGGATGTAAAAATGATCTACGGTACATGTACAGAGATGAAACGTACTTGTCCTACTTTGGAGATCGGAGTCCTTTTGTCAG AGCTGCTAGGAAGTCCGATCTCGTGATGCCAGATGAAGCCAGGGCAGTGGCTAAGGATCTCGGAGTGGCGTACTATGAATCGAGTGTTTTCACTTACTTTGGGGTCAATGAAGTATTTGAGAATGCCATTCGAGCCGCATTGATAGCGCGTCGACAACAGAGATTCTGGATCACGAATCTTAAGCGTGTGCAGAGGCCACTGCTTCAGGCACCATTTAGACCGCCTAAACCACCTCCACCAGAGGTGACAGTAATCACTGGTACACATTCAAAAGACATGCTCACAATGCTCAATGGGCAGCGATATACAGATTTGGTGCTTGTGGTGGGTGCTGTAAGATTTCCGGTGCATCGATTTGTGCTGTCGGCCGGCTCAAGTGCCTTCCATCGGTTACTCACGATGGAACTGTCAGACTTGGGAGCGAGGAGTAGCAGTGAGTCGAGCATG GTTAGTTCAACGTACGGTGATAATTCAACTGCCGACTTCAACGAAGACACTGAGTGCCTTCTGCGATGTGATCCTCAATCTCGAGTATCTTCAGCTCAGCCATTGAG AATGTGGGAGCAATTGAAGCGACGCTCGAGCTATCAAGCACTTCCGACACACGAACCAAAGAAGCCACCGTGTGATCTCTTCCGTGAGCTCCATCATCCCGTGTTCCAAAGCATTCGGGTTATTCAAGTGGCAGAGGGAAATGGCACTATTGGTAGTGGCTTCTCCACACTTTGTTCCCGCTCCCACACTCAGACCATTGTCACCCTTAGTAAACTCATAACTCCCCAAGCCATGCAGCAATGTCTCAAATTCATCTACTCCGGCAGTATCGATCGCGAATGTCTGGATATACAG ACCGCTTCAATAGGATTGCTTCTG GAAATTCGACAAGCGGCTGAATTCCTTGAACTTCCTCAATTGTCTGTACTTCTCTCCAATATTCAATCCAATCAGAACTTCATGAATGACGAAACTATTCAGCACCATTCGACG TGTGTCCGGAAAAATCTGGAGAAATTATGTGTGAACGGTGGATTATTTGGTGATTTAAGTTTTGAGCTAGATGATGGTCACGTGAAAGCTCATCGAGCCATTCTTGTAGCACGTTGCGATGTTATGAGAGCAATGCTCAACGGCGACTTCCGGGAAGCTCATGCCAATGTG ATTGTCTTTCCGGGTGTGACAGAATACACATTCCATAAACTACTGTGTTATCTCTATACAGACGAAATACCTCCAATATCTGCGGATAAATGTCTGAATTTACTAGAATTAGCCAATAGATTATGTTTACCTAGACTATTGAATCTTGTAGAATGTCGCGTTATAGAGGATTTAACAAGAATGTCACAAAATGAGAGTAGCGAGGCCGTGGAACATTGCTTGAAACTCCTGGAGCCGGTTAAG CTCCACAATGCCCATCAATTGGCCGAATGGTGCATGTCGTACTTGTGTGTCAACTACAACATCATCTGTCGCGTGTCACCAAAGAGTCTCAAGGCACTACATCCGGACAATCAGGAATATTTGAGGGAACATCGCTGGCCACCAGTGTGGTATCTCAAAGACTATGACTACTACCAACGCTGCATGAATGAATTAACGCGTGAGATGAAGGACAGCAAGAAATCACCGTCTGATGATGAGGGATGTCTATGTTTTTCAGGAG TGTTCTCTTGGCTGACAGGAAAATCGCGACGCACAGCGGATTCGTCGGTGGTGGGTCAGCAACAGAGATTACCCCTGACGTCTCAGCCGGCTGCGGCGGGTGCCGAAGTGGCCGCGGGCGGCCTCTATCCCAGCCAAGCCAATTCCGTGCAGCAGATTGAGGGTGACGCTGAGGCTGATCTCAATCTTTGA
- the LOC129801383 gene encoding rho-related BTB domain-containing protein 2 isoform X6 yields the protein MDNEQPHQELVKCVLVGDTAVGKTRLICARACNKHVSLSQLLSTHVPTVWAIDQYRIYKDVLERSWEVVDGVNVSLRLWDTFGDHEKDRRFAYGRSDVVLLCFSIANPVSLRNCRAMWYPEIRRFCPQTPVILVGCKNDLRYMYRDETYLSYFGDRSPFVRAARKSDLVMPDEARAVAKDLGVAYYESSVFTYFGVNEVFENAIRAALIARRQQRFWITNLKRVQRPLLQAPFRPPKPPPPEVTVITGTHSKDMLTMLNGQRYTDLVLVVGAVRFPVHRFVLSAGSSAFHRLLTMELSDLGARSSSESSMVSSTYGDNSTADFNEDTECLLRCDPQSRVSSAQPLRMWEQLKRRSSYQALPTHEPKKPPCDLFRELHHPVFQSIRVIQVAEGNGTIGSGFSTLCSRSHTQTIVTLSKLITPQAMQQCLKFIYSGSIDRECLDIQTASIGLLLEIRQAAEFLELPQLSVLLSNIQSNQNFMNDETIQHHSTCVRKNLEKLCVNGGLFGDLSFELDDGHVKAHRAILVARCDVMRAMLNGDFREAHANVIVFPGVTEYTFHKLLCYLYTDEIPPISADKCLNLLELANRLCLPRLLNLVECRVIEDLTRMSQNESSEAVEHCLKLLEPVKLHNAHQLAEWCMSYLCVNYNIICRVSPKSLKALHPDNQEYLREHRWPPVWYLKDYDYYQRCMNELTREMKDSKKSPSDDEGCLCFSGVPGGFYPLAKLVSSQRD from the exons GTGTTGGAGAGATCGTGGGAGGTGGTGGATGGTGTGAATGTTTCCCTAAGACTCTGGGATACTTTTGGGGACCACGAGAAAGATCGTCGATTTGCCTATGGACGATCAGATGTTGTTCTCCTATGCTTTTCCATCGCGAATCCCGTCTCATTGCGCAATTGTCGTGCAATGTGGTATCCGGAAATTCGACGATTCTGCCCACAGACACCAGTCATCCTTGTTGGATGTAAAAATGATCTACGGTACATGTACAGAGATGAAACGTACTTGTCCTACTTTGGAGATCGGAGTCCTTTTGTCAG AGCTGCTAGGAAGTCCGATCTCGTGATGCCAGATGAAGCCAGGGCAGTGGCTAAGGATCTCGGAGTGGCGTACTATGAATCGAGTGTTTTCACTTACTTTGGGGTCAATGAAGTATTTGAGAATGCCATTCGAGCCGCATTGATAGCGCGTCGACAACAGAGATTCTGGATCACGAATCTTAAGCGTGTGCAGAGGCCACTGCTTCAGGCACCATTTAGACCGCCTAAACCACCTCCACCAGAGGTGACAGTAATCACTGGTACACATTCAAAAGACATGCTCACAATGCTCAATGGGCAGCGATATACAGATTTGGTGCTTGTGGTGGGTGCTGTAAGATTTCCGGTGCATCGATTTGTGCTGTCGGCCGGCTCAAGTGCCTTCCATCGGTTACTCACGATGGAACTGTCAGACTTGGGAGCGAGGAGTAGCAGTGAGTCGAGCATG GTTAGTTCAACGTACGGTGATAATTCAACTGCCGACTTCAACGAAGACACTGAGTGCCTTCTGCGATGTGATCCTCAATCTCGAGTATCTTCAGCTCAGCCATTGAG AATGTGGGAGCAATTGAAGCGACGCTCGAGCTATCAAGCACTTCCGACACACGAACCAAAGAAGCCACCGTGTGATCTCTTCCGTGAGCTCCATCATCCCGTGTTCCAAAGCATTCGGGTTATTCAAGTGGCAGAGGGAAATGGCACTATTGGTAGTGGCTTCTCCACACTTTGTTCCCGCTCCCACACTCAGACCATTGTCACCCTTAGTAAACTCATAACTCCCCAAGCCATGCAGCAATGTCTCAAATTCATCTACTCCGGCAGTATCGATCGCGAATGTCTGGATATACAG ACCGCTTCAATAGGATTGCTTCTG GAAATTCGACAAGCGGCTGAATTCCTTGAACTTCCTCAATTGTCTGTACTTCTCTCCAATATTCAATCCAATCAGAACTTCATGAATGACGAAACTATTCAGCACCATTCGACG TGTGTCCGGAAAAATCTGGAGAAATTATGTGTGAACGGTGGATTATTTGGTGATTTAAGTTTTGAGCTAGATGATGGTCACGTGAAAGCTCATCGAGCCATTCTTGTAGCACGTTGCGATGTTATGAGAGCAATGCTCAACGGCGACTTCCGGGAAGCTCATGCCAATGTG ATTGTCTTTCCGGGTGTGACAGAATACACATTCCATAAACTACTGTGTTATCTCTATACAGACGAAATACCTCCAATATCTGCGGATAAATGTCTGAATTTACTAGAATTAGCCAATAGATTATGTTTACCTAGACTATTGAATCTTGTAGAATGTCGCGTTATAGAGGATTTAACAAGAATGTCACAAAATGAGAGTAGCGAGGCCGTGGAACATTGCTTGAAACTCCTGGAGCCGGTTAAG CTCCACAATGCCCATCAATTGGCCGAATGGTGCATGTCGTACTTGTGTGTCAACTACAACATCATCTGTCGCGTGTCACCAAAGAGTCTCAAGGCACTACATCCGGACAATCAGGAATATTTGAGGGAACATCGCTGGCCACCAGTGTGGTATCTCAAAGACTATGACTACTACCAACGCTGCATGAATGAATTAACGCGTGAGATGAAGGACAGCAAGAAATCACCGTCTGATGATGAGGGATGTCTATGTTTTTCAGGAG TTCCTGGTGGCTTTTATCCTTTGGCGAAATTAGTGAGTTCACAAAGGGATTAA